The following proteins are co-located in the Micromonospora coriariae genome:
- the rsmI gene encoding 16S rRNA (cytidine(1402)-2'-O)-methyltransferase, whose amino-acid sequence MSEAGRLILLGAPLGNPADASARFREVLTSADVVAAEDTRRLTRLARDLDITVGGRIVSYFEGNEQRRTPELVEVILGGYVVALVTDGGMPSVSDPGYRLVRAALDVGAPVSVAPGPSAVTTALAISGLPCDRFCFEGFLPRTPGARRSRLRALAAEERTLVFFEAPHRIGAALADLAETFGADRPAALCRELTKTYEEVLRRPLGELARWAAEGDPRGEITLVVAGAPVTAAERPDDDTLRAAVAEREAAGRSRRDAITDVATEYALRRRDVYTIVHS is encoded by the coding sequence ATGTCCGAAGCTGGGCGCCTGATCCTGCTCGGTGCCCCGCTCGGCAACCCCGCCGACGCCTCGGCCCGGTTCCGGGAGGTGCTGACCAGCGCGGACGTGGTGGCCGCCGAGGACACTCGCCGGCTCACCCGGCTGGCCCGTGACCTCGACATCACCGTCGGCGGCCGGATCGTCTCCTACTTCGAGGGCAACGAGCAGCGGCGTACCCCCGAGCTGGTCGAGGTCATCCTCGGCGGGTACGTGGTGGCGTTGGTGACCGACGGCGGCATGCCGAGCGTCTCCGACCCCGGCTACCGGCTCGTCCGGGCCGCACTGGACGTCGGGGCGCCGGTCAGCGTCGCGCCCGGGCCGAGCGCTGTCACCACGGCCCTGGCGATCTCCGGGTTGCCCTGCGACCGGTTCTGCTTCGAGGGCTTCCTGCCCCGTACCCCCGGTGCCCGCCGATCCCGGCTGCGCGCCCTCGCCGCCGAGGAGCGCACCCTGGTTTTCTTCGAGGCACCGCACCGGATCGGCGCGGCACTCGCCGACCTGGCCGAGACGTTCGGCGCGGACCGGCCGGCGGCGCTGTGCCGGGAGCTGACCAAGACCTACGAGGAGGTCCTGCGCCGTCCGCTCGGCGAGCTGGCCCGGTGGGCCGCCGAGGGTGATCCGCGCGGGGAGATCACCCTGGTGGTGGCGGGGGCGCCGGTGACCGCCGCGGAACGCCCCGACGACGACACCCTGCGCGCGGCGGTCGCCGAGCGGGAGGCGGCCGGCCGGTCCCGCCGCGACGCCATCACCGATGTCGCCACCGAGTACGCCCTGCGCCGCCGTGACGTGTACACAATCGTGCACAGCTGA